The Etheostoma spectabile isolate EspeVRDwgs_2016 unplaced genomic scaffold, UIUC_Espe_1.0 scaffold456, whole genome shotgun sequence genome includes a window with the following:
- the LOC116686716 gene encoding LOW QUALITY PROTEIN: uncharacterized protein C19orf44-like (The sequence of the model RefSeq protein was modified relative to this genomic sequence to represent the inferred CDS: inserted 2 bases in 1 codon), with translation MWKRGGRSFALDRAQVLLSAKRNNRGGVKSVQGATVHTGAVDGAVKTRFSSLNTHPSLSDLSEPSSVSSAPEHGADTLGSAAAKTQRRDGDSTKDLRPQSSLGGGGSRFLKKAPPPATNSSQSPVSKSQMXKVPKHRNASSSQQGSQTAALRRLAHIESHNHSGMQVQEHSRQGQKPVENLTSDVGILPAPVSHSLEAPVQLSAQSSSDTSLMRKRFLKNVTTVAVDSSKSAAARPPKEADFRVRSIAADAVVTSGGLEKKSVRVVSGVSLESDEEVMKKLLGDSLDSIDNNFSIPGRRSFRRRADELLSKTSKKAYASPLPATISPSSSPAPPHSPAYPSRHSSPFQFIGQTQAHFSPSVLSVSPSPSCVSPSPPLSRNSPHKVGSPQRPLLSMSCHDEVLSLEELFVGPDSEYPHSEMSAVTSEDLKINVMTLEDLVPATLEFTEETPGIEREVKQSVPLLESPNRHQQQLRYKEKEKKEEEQQEGALDYQNDFESESKTKSKYSVNQISEHLQEDGDEETVVPEVREEDSDVSCERTEDNYLSTFSDTGRSCTSQTPGHSHTCRSRDSRLSVSHDSRSLTRKSRSHALTRLVLKEAEVQTQPIQLGLTRRAGMATLSPTMDLTPVVAHTLSAEMVEALSTFNPAVFTLNEMLKQQLAMTRCFIERGRHLHSSLVQSLGPPNYRYTMLEDTKEYICKHRPPRLTMEEALEEVLQEMRDSHI, from the exons ATGTGGAAACGAGGCGGTCGAAGCTTCGCTTTGGACCGAGCTCAAGTTCTGTTGTCTGCAAAGAGGAACAACAGAGGAGGCGTTAAGTCTGTGCAGGGtgctacagtacataca GGTGCTGTGGATGGGGCTGTGAAAACCAGATTTTCTTCCTTAAATACACACCCTTCATTATCAGATCTGAGTGAACCGTCCTCGGTCAGCTCAGCTCCTGAGCATGGAGCTGACACATTGGGCTCTGCTGCTGCGAAGACACAGAGAAGAGACGGCGATTCTACCAAG GATCTCAGACCTCAGAGCTCTCTGGGTGGAGGAGGGAGCAGGTTCTTAAAGAAGGCTCCGCCACCTGCAACCAACAGCAGCCAGTCACCTGTCAGCAAAAGCCAAAT TAAGGTGCCTAAACACAG AAATGCGTCATCTTCCCAGCAAGGATCGCAGACTGCTGCTTTGAGAAGACTGGCTCATATTGAGAGCCATAACCACAGTGGCATGCAGGTTCAGGAACATTCCAGACAGGGGCAAAAACCTGTTGAGAATCTAACCTCAGATGTAGGAATCTTACCAGCACCAGTTTCCCACTCCCTGGAGGCCCCTGTGCAACTTTCAGCACAGTCCAGCAGTGACACAAGTCTGATGAGGAAACGTTTCCTTAAGAATGTGACGACTGTAGCTGTTGACAGTAGTAAATCTGCTGCTGCTAGGCCTCCAAAAGAAGCAGATTTTCGTGTCAGGTCCATAGCTGCTGATGCCGTAGTTACTTCGGGAGGATTGGAGAAAAAGTCGGTAAGAGTAGTGAGTGGTGTGAGTCTGGAAAGTGATGAAGAGGTCATGAAGAAACTGCTTGGAGACTCGTTGGATTCAATAGACAACAATTTCTCAATTCCAGGGAGACGTTCTTTCAGAAGGAGAGCAGATGAG CTGTTGAGCAAAACCAGCAAGAAGGCCTACGCCTCACCTCTTCCCGCTACTATCTCTCCCTCATCATCCCCTGCACCACCTCACTCTCCTGCCTATCCTTCTCGCCACAGTTCTCCTTTCCAATTCATCGGTCAGACTCAGGCTCACTTCAGCCCGTCTGTGCTCTCCGTATCCCCCTCTCCTTCCTGTGTCTCCCCATCTCCTCCGTTGAGTCGGAACTCCCCTCACAAGGTGGGGAGTCCACAGCGTCCCCTCTTGTCCATGTCATGCCATGATGAGGTGCTTTCTCTGGAGGAACTCTTTGTTGGGCCTGACTCTGAATATCCCCACAGTGAAATGAGTGCAGTTACCTCTGAAG acttaaaaataaatgtgatgacATTAGAAGACCTTGTCCCTGCTACCCTTGAATTTACTGAGGAAACACCAGGAATAGAG AGAGAAGTCAAACAAAGCGTCCCTCTTCTTGAATCTCCTAACAGACATCAACAGCAGTTACGATataaagagaaggagaagaaagaggaggagcagcaggagggcGCATTGGACTATCAAAATGACTTTGAGAGTGAGAGCAAGACAAAGTCAAAATACAGTGTCAACCAGATTTCAGAGCACTTGCAAGAAGATGGAGATGAAGAGACGGTGGTACCAGAAGTCAGAGAGGAGGATTCAGATGTGTCCTGTGAGAGGACAGAAGATAATTACTTGAGCACTTTCTCAGACACAGGTCGCTCCTGCACCTCACAGACCCCAGGTCACAGTCACACATGCAGATCGAGGGACTCCAGACTCTCTGTATCACATGACAGCCGGAGCCTAACTCGCAAGTCAAGGAGCCATGCTTTGACAAGACTGGTTTTAAAAGAGGCAGAAGTTCAGACTCAGCCCATTCAACTGGGTTTAACAAGGCGCGCAG GTATGGCTACTTTGAGTCCTACAATGGATCTCACACCAGTGGTTGCTCACACTCTAAGTGCAGAAATGGTGGAAG CTCTCAGCACCTTCAACCCAGCTGTATTTACACTCAATGAAATGCTTAAACAGCAACTTGCCATGACAAGATGTTTCATCGAAAGAGGCCGGCATCTTCACTCCAGCCTGGTGCAAAGCCTGGGACCACCAAACTACAGATACACCATGCTGGAggataccaaagag TACATTTGCAAGCACAGACCTCCCAGACTAACAATGGAGGAAGCTTTGGAAGAGGTGTTGCAGGAGATGAGAGACTCCCATATCTGA